One stretch of Streptomyces peucetius DNA includes these proteins:
- the hydA gene encoding dihydropyrimidinase: protein MSNRTLIRGGLVVTAADEMHADVLVEDGRVAAIAAHNSPVSEGWTAARAIDATNKYVIPGGVDAHTHMELPFGGTFASDTFETGTRAAAWGGTTTIVDFAVQSVGRALREGLDSWYAKADGNCAVDYAFHMILSDVNEQSLKEMDLLVEEGITSFKLFMAYPGVFYSDDGQILRAMQRSAVNGGLIMMHAENGIAIDVLVEQALAEGRTDPRYHGEVRKVLLEAEATHRAIQLARVAGAPLYVVHVSAEEAVAELAAARDKGLPVFGETCPQYLFLSTDNLAEPDFEGAKYVCSTPLRPREHQAALWRGLRTNDLQVVSTDHCPFCFTGQKELGRGDFSKIPNGLPGVENRMDLLHQAVVDGHITRRRWIEIACATPARMFGLYPKKGTIAPGADADIVIYDPHAEQTLSVESHHMNVDYSAYEGRRVTGRVETVLSRGEVVIDGRTFTGRAGHGVYIPRSTCQYLDH from the coding sequence ATGAGCAACCGCACCCTGATCCGTGGCGGTCTGGTCGTCACCGCCGCCGACGAGATGCACGCCGACGTCCTGGTCGAGGACGGCCGCGTCGCCGCGATCGCCGCCCACAACTCGCCCGTCTCCGAAGGCTGGACGGCCGCGCGGGCGATCGACGCCACCAACAAGTACGTCATCCCGGGCGGCGTCGACGCGCACACCCACATGGAACTGCCGTTCGGCGGAACGTTCGCCTCCGACACCTTCGAGACCGGCACCCGGGCCGCCGCCTGGGGCGGCACCACCACCATCGTCGACTTCGCCGTCCAGTCCGTGGGGCGGGCCCTGCGCGAAGGGCTGGACTCCTGGTACGCCAAGGCCGACGGCAACTGCGCCGTCGACTACGCCTTCCACATGATCCTCTCCGACGTCAACGAGCAGTCGCTGAAGGAGATGGACCTGCTGGTGGAGGAGGGCATCACCTCCTTCAAGCTCTTCATGGCCTACCCGGGCGTCTTCTACAGCGACGACGGGCAGATCCTGCGGGCCATGCAGCGGTCGGCCGTCAACGGCGGCCTGATCATGATGCACGCGGAGAACGGCATCGCCATCGACGTGCTCGTCGAGCAGGCCCTCGCCGAGGGCCGCACCGACCCGCGGTACCACGGCGAGGTCCGCAAGGTGCTGCTGGAGGCAGAGGCCACCCACCGGGCGATCCAGCTCGCCCGCGTCGCCGGCGCCCCGCTGTACGTGGTGCACGTCTCCGCCGAGGAGGCCGTGGCGGAGCTGGCGGCGGCCCGCGACAAGGGCCTGCCCGTCTTCGGCGAGACCTGCCCGCAGTATCTGTTCCTGTCGACCGACAACCTCGCCGAACCGGACTTCGAGGGCGCGAAGTACGTGTGCTCCACCCCGCTGCGGCCGCGCGAGCACCAGGCTGCCCTGTGGCGCGGGCTGCGCACCAACGACCTCCAGGTGGTCTCCACCGACCACTGTCCGTTCTGCTTCACCGGCCAGAAGGAGCTCGGCCGGGGCGACTTCTCCAAGATCCCCAACGGTCTGCCGGGGGTGGAGAACCGCATGGACCTCCTCCACCAGGCCGTCGTCGACGGTCACATCACCCGCCGCCGCTGGATCGAGATCGCCTGCGCCACCCCGGCCAGGATGTTCGGCCTCTACCCGAAGAAGGGCACCATCGCGCCCGGCGCCGACGCCGACATCGTCATCTACGACCCGCACGCCGAGCAGACCCTGTCCGTGGAGAGCCACCACATGAACGTCGACTACTCGGCGTACGAGGGCCGGCGCGTCACCGGACGGGTGGAGACGGTCCTGTCCCGCGGCGAAGTGGTCATCGACGGGCGGACCTTCACCGGACGCGCCGGACACGGCGTCTACATCCCCCGCTCCACCTGCCAGTACCTCGACCACTAG